TCACAAATGTAAAACTATCTGATTTAGGATTTATTGATATTGAATATATTCCACTAGAAACTAGTAAAAAAAGCTTAATTCAGAGGACAATTAATATAGGTTCATATGGAGATAGAATAATAGTAGGGAATAATTCAATTATAATTAAAGA
This genomic interval from Pseudobacteroides sp. contains the following:
- a CDS encoding 6-bladed beta-propeller, whose amino-acid sequence is MKPVVIVFLFIILIISCQNNNIEENNQIKTFNIKKLPKVTNVKLSDLGFIDIEYIPLETSKKSLIQRTINIGSYGDRIIVGNNSIIIK